Genomic segment of Halostella limicola:
AGCAGCGTGACCAGCCCCGCGGCCGCCTCGCTCACGTTCAGACTCTTCGACATCCGGTAGAAGTTGTAACCCGCGACGAGGAATATCGTCGCGCCGATGATGACGTTGTTCCAGCCGGCCGCGTCGAGTTGGGTGCCGCCGCCCAGGTCGCCGTAGACGAACGGCGAGACGGCGATCCACGCGCCGATCAGCGACGCGAACCCCGCAAGCAGCTTCGACCCGCGCAGGTCGACGGTCCGGTCGTGCGCGGCCGCCCGGTCGTTCGCGACCCCGTTGTCGTCCGCGGCCGCTCGGTCGTCCGTACGAGACGCTTCGGCCGTCGTGTCTCTGTCGGGTGAATCTGCCATAGTGTGCCTCCGATCGATCGGTGGTCGAGGACGCGCTAAAAGGAGTCGACCGTTCATACGCTTCCCGCTCGCCGTCCGCGACTAACGGTCGCTTACTCGTCCCGCTGCCGTCTGCGACTCCCCCGGACGTACTCCAGCGCCGAGACGTACTCCTCGGGGTCGACTTTCCCCTCGGACTCGGCGAGGCGCTCGCGGATCTTCGTGGGTGTCATACACACGCATACGCTGCCCGACGGTATCAGTGTTGTGGTGAGCGGTAACAAACCACGCAGAAGGCTCGGTCGGCGGGCGCGTCAGTCGGCGATCGCCTCGTCGGACCCCGTCGCCGCGCCCGGGTCCTGCACCCAGAGGTCGCCGAACAACTCGTCCTGCTGGAGGCGGACCCGGCCGCGGTTCGAGAGGAAGAGCAGGGCGAGGAAGGTCTGGACCTTCGACCCCCCAGCGTCCTCGATCTCCGCGTACAGTACCTCGTCGCGCCCGGCGTCGTAGTGGTCCGACAGCGTCGCGAACACGTCCTCGATGACCGTCTCGATGTCCTCCTCGTGGGTGTTGCTCGTCACCTCGTCCTGGGTGGGCTCGTCGTCGACGCGCATGTCGTCGCCGGAGCGGTAGTCGAGCGTCTGGGTCCCGCGCTGGAACCCGCCCGGCGAGTCGCTGGTGTCGTACGAGCGCGACTCCTTCCACCACGACTCCCGCTCGGCCTCGCGGAGCTCCCGGACCAGTTCGTCGAGCGTCTCCGGCGTCCCGCGGGCCTGCTTGCGCTCCAGCCGGCGCTCCATCTCCCGCTCCAGCCCCTCGACGGGGTCGTGGTCCGGCGGGGGCGCCTGCGCCCCGTCGTCGAACGGCGCCTCCCACGGGGCCGGCTCGTCGTCCTCCTCGGGCTCGTCCTCGCTCAGCAGGCCGTCGCCTTTCATCCGCAGGAGGACGCTGGCGTAGAACAGCGCCCGGCCGGAGGTCCGCAGGTCCACCTCGTCCAGCCGGTCGAGGAACTTGTCGGTCACCGCGACGATGTCGATGTCCCACGGGTCGATCTCGCCCTCCTTCGCCAGCTGGACGAGGAGTTCGACGGGTTCGACCTCGTCCTCGTCGGTCTCCTCCTCGGGGACCAGGTCCTCGACGGCGGCGGGGTCGTCGCCGTTCGTACTCCCGCCGGGAACGGCGTCCTCGTCGGTCCCGGGCGGGTCGCGGTCCTCGTGGCCCGCGATGTCGAGCGGAATGCCGCCGTCGCTTTCGGCCGATCCGCGGTCGTCGCGCTCCTCGTGTGCAGACTCCGCGTTCGCTCCGTCCTCGTTGTCCTCGCTCCCTTCAGTCATCGGCCGGCACCCCCTCGCCGCTCAGGTCGATACCCGTCACCGCGCTGATGTTGTCGTCCTGCATCGTCACGCCGATGGCCCGCTCGGAGCGGTCGAGCATCGCCGAGCGGTGCGAGACGACGACGAACTGCGCGTCGCCGGCCAGCTCGTCGACCATCTCGCCGACGCGCTCGGCGTTCGCGGCGTCGAGGAAGGCGTCGACCTCGTCCAGCGCGTAGAACGGCGCGGGGTTGTGCCGCTGGATGGCGAAGATGAACGCCAGTGCGGTCAGGGACTTCTCGCCGCCGGACATCGCGTCGAGGCGCTGGATCGGCTTGTCCGCGGGCTGGGCCTTCATCGTCAGGCCGCCCTCGAACGGGTCCTCCTCGTCCTCCAGGTGGAGCGTCCCCGTCCCGGAGGAGAGGCGGGCGAAGATGTCCTCGAACTGCTCGTTTATCTCCTCGAACGACTCCATGAACGTCGCCTTCTTCTGGGCCTCGTAGGAGTCGATGCGCTCGCGGATGCCGTCGCGCTCCTCGACGAGCGTCGCCTTGCCCTCCTTCAGCTCCTCGAGTTCCGCCTCGACCTCGTCGTACTCCTCGATCGCGAGCATGTTGACGGGTTCGAGCTTCTCCATCTCCCGTTCGAGCCGGGAGATGTTCGACTCGACCTCGTCGTGGTCCGGCACTTCCTCGGGGTCGTAGTCGCCGACCTCCGACTCCAGCTCCTCGATCTCCCACTCCAGTTGCTCCTCGCGCTCGCGGAGGCTCCCGAGCTTGCTCTCGACCGTGTCGACCTTCTCCTTCTGCTCGTCGCGGGTCTCCTTCGCGTCGCGGAGGTCCGCCTTGATCTCCTCGCGCTCCGCTTTCAGCTCGGTCAGCTCCTCTTCCAGCTCCGCGACGGCCTCGCGCTTCTCCTCGAGCTTCGCTTCCTTCGACTCGATCTCGGCCTCGTACTCCTCGATGTCGGCCTCCTTCTCGGCCTTGCGGTTCTGTGCCTGCTCGATCGTCTCGTGGAGGTCGTCGATCGAGTCCTCGGCGTACTCCTTCTGTAGCTGGTACTCGTTGAGGTCGTCGTCGAGGTCGCTCAGCCGGTCCTCCAGGTCGTCGATCTCGCCCTCCAGGTCCTCGATCTCCGCGGTGAGCTCCGGGATACGGGAGTCGGCGAGCTCGGCTTCGAGCTCCTCGATGTCGCCCTCGACCTCGGCGATCGCCTCGTCCTTCGCCGCGATCTCCTCCTCGATCTCCTGCATCCGCTCGTCGACCTCCTCGCGCTCCTCGCGGAGGTCGTCGAGCTCCGCTTCCATCTCGTCGATGCGCTCCTCGACGCTTTCGTACTCGTCCTCGGTCGACTCGATCTCGCCCTCGATGGAACGGACCTGGTCCGCCGCGTCGGTCTTGCGGTCGCGGGCGTCGTCGAGGCGGCTCTCCACGTCCCGCAGGTCCGAGCGGACCGAATCCCGCTCGTCCTGCAGGTCGGTTATCTCCTCGGCGACGCGCTCTAACTGGCCCTTTCCGGTCTTCGAGAAGGAGTAGCGCGAGCCGCTCTTGGAGCCGCCGGTCATCGCGCCGCTCTTCTCGACGAGTTCGCCCGACAGCGTCACGAGGCGGTAGTCGCCCATGTACTCGCGGGCGGTCTCCATGTCCTCGACGACGAGCGTGTCGCCGAGCACGTACGAGAACACGCCCGCGTGCTCGTCGGCGAAGTCGACGAGGTTGTACGCGAAGTCGACCACGCCCGGGTCGCTCGGCGCGGACGGCAGCGACCGGTTGCGCATCTCCGTGATGGGCAGGAACGTCGCCCGCCCGGCGTTCCGGGACTTGAGGTACTCGATGCACTGCTGGCCGACGCCGTCGTCGTCGACGACCACGTTCGCCAGCCGCCCGCCAGCGGCCGTCTCGCAGGCCGTCGCGTAGCGCTCGTCGACGCTCCCGAGCTGGCCGACCGTGCCGTGGACGCCGTCCATGCCGGCGTTCAGCACCGTCGACACGGCGCGCCCGTAGGAGGTGTCCCCGCTCTCGTCGGCCCGGGCCTCCAGTTCGGCGTACTCCTGCTGTTTGGCCTGCAGGCGGTCCTCGACGTCGTCGAGGTCGTCCTGCAGCTCGCGCTTCTCGCGCTTGAGGTCTTCGACGACGCCCGCGATGTTGTCCTCGTTCTTCCTGGCCTTCGCGAGCTCGTCCTCCAGGTCCTCCAGTTCGGCCCGGAGCTCGGGGAGGCTGTCGCGGGCCTCGTCGATGTCGTCCTCGGTCTCGCTGATGGCGTTCGAGCGCCGCCGCGCCTCGTCGAGCAGGCGGTCCTGCTCGCGCTGGAGGTCGTTCTTCTCGGTTTTCAGCTCCTCGAGGTCGGCCTTGCGCTCCTGTAGCTCCGCCTTCACCTCGTCGTACTCGGTGTCGATGGCGTCGATCTCCGCCTGGAGCGACTCTATCTCGCTCTCCTTCTCCTGTACGTCTGCCTTGACCGAGGACTTCTCCAGTTTCGTCTCGCGGATCTGCGAGTCGAGTTCGTCGACCTCCTCCTGCTTGCGGTCGACCTTGACGAAGGCGTCGCGGCGGGTGTCCTCGGCGTCCTCGATCGCCTCCTCGGCGGCCTCGATCCTGTCCTCGAGGCGGGACACCTCGCCTTTGATCTCCTCCATCTCGCTTTTGATGCGGAGCTGTTCGTCCTCGCCCTTCCGCTCGATCTCGGCGTTCAAGTCCTCCAGGTCCTCCTGCAGGCGGACGACCTTGCCCTGCTTCTCGTCCAGGGCGCGCCGGAGCTCCTCGAGTTCGGCCTCTCTGGCCTCGATGGACTCCCGGGCGTCGTCGAGTTCGCGGCGCTTGTCCTCCAGTTCGGCCGCCTTGAGGTAGCCCTCGTACTCCTCTTTCTCCTCGCGGAGCGACTGGTACTCGAGCGCCGCCTCGCGCTCGTCGGAGAGCTGTTCGAGGCGCTGCTCCTTCTCCTCGATGCGGAGTTCGGCCTCGTCGATGCGCTCCTCGACGACCTCCAGTTCCTCGAAGGCGTCCTCCTTCTTCGCGTCGAACTCGGCGACGCCGGCGATCTCGTCGATGATCTCCCGGCGCTCGCCCGGCGTCATGTTGATGATGCCGGTCACGTCGCCCTGCATGACGACGTTGTACCCCTCCGGGGTGACGCCCGCGCTGGCGAGCAGGTTCTGGATGTCCGAGAGGTTGACTGAGCGACCGTTGAGGTAGTAGTAGGAGTAGTAGTTGTCCTCGGTCTCCTTGACGCGGCGCTTGATCGTGATCTCGTCGACGTCGCCGACGTCCTCGCTGCCGGCGGCGTTGACGACCTGCCCGCGCTCGACGGTGCGGTCCTCGTTGTTCAGGATCACCGTGACGCTGGCCTCGCGGGGCCCGCCGCCCGCCGACCCCCCGTCCGCGTGGCCGGGGTTGTAGATCAGGTCGGTGAGTTTCTGGGCGCGGATGCCCCGCGCTCTGGCCAGGCCGAGCGCGAACAGCACCGCGTCGATGATGTTGCTCTTGCCCGAGCCGTTCGGTCCGCTGACGGTCGTGAAGTCCTCGTAAAACGGGATCCGGGTTTTCCGCCCGAAGCTTTTGAAGTTTTCAAGGACGAGCTCTTTGATGTGCATGGGTTGCTCGTAGGGGGGCGGACGACCCGCGTCCTACGCGACGATGATGTCGTCGCCGAGTTCGGAGTCGTCCGCGTCTTCGTCTTCCGACTGGGGTTCGCCACTCTTAGCCGCTTCGGACGCCGCTTCGTGGACTTCGTCGGGGTCCGCCTCCTCCGACGGCGCAGCCCGGACATCGGCGGCGCGCGACGGCGTCTCGGCGTCAAGTTCGGACTCGAGTACGCGGATCCGCTCTTTCGCCTCGACTAGTTCCTCGGTCAGTCCCTCGACGGTCGACTCCAGCTCGGCGACCGTCGCTTCGAGTTCCTCGACTCTGTTGCCGGCCATACGTGTACTGGCACAGTCCCGTGCCCATAAACGTGCGTCAGACATTCAAACAATATCTGACACTATCGCCGGCGGCCGACTGCGGCCGCGACGAGCAGGGCGACGACGGCGACGCCCGCGCCGAAGCCGGGCTGTCCGCCCCCGGCACTGGCTTTCGCCTCGTTCTCGGACGACGCGTCGGTCGGCGTCGCGACGACGCGGAACCCGTCGAACGACGCGTTCGGCCCCCAGCGCGCCGTCGTGTCGTTCGACGACGCCGGGGCAGGTGCGGTCTCGGACAGACCGTATCCGTCCGGTGCTCGAACGACGAGCTCCCGGTCGGTCGTGAACCCGTCCGCGAAGGGCGCGGTCACCACCAGGTCGTCGCCGTCGGCGGCGGCCAGCCCGTGCCACGTCACCGACAGCGCGACGACGCCGGTGTCGCCCCCGTCGGTCGTCGCGAACGTCGCGGCGGCGTCGTCGATTCGCATCTCCCGGTCCGTGCGGTTCGCCGTGGCCGCCGCGGTGGCGCTCATGCGGTCGGCGAACCTGTCGCGAACGCCGGTGCGGGCGGTCTCGTTCTCCCGGAGCCGGCGGAACGCCTCCCGCTCTTCCTCGGTCGTCAGGTCGAACGGGACCGTCACCGTCACCCGGGCGCTCCCGTCGGACCGCAGGTCGACCACGAACGCGTCCTCTGTGGGAACCGTCGCGGCGTCGGCCGCAGCGGAGTCGGCCGATACCGATCCGTCCGCGACGGCCCCGCCGGCGGTCGCGGTCGTTACGAGCAGCGCGACGCACAGAGCGCGCAGGAGCGATCCGTTCACCGACGCTCACCCCGCAGTCCCTCAGTCGTCATCGGCGGTGTCGACGTCGCTGTCGTCCTCGGTGTCGGTACCGTCGTCGTCGGTCCCGTCGTCGCTCTCCGGATCTTCCTCTGCGTCGGCGTCGTCGCCGCCCTCGTCGTCGGCTTCGATCTCCAGTTCCGCCTCGCCGTCGCCGTCGGACGCCTCGTACGTCGCCCCGTCGTCAGGGACGGTGACGGAGAGTTCGCCGTCGGCGTCGGTGACGCCGACGACGGACCCGTTCGCGGTCACGGTGACGTTCGCCGCGGGTTCGCCGTCGACCGTGGCGCGAAGCGCCACCGTCTCGCCCGGCGCGGCCGGGCCGCCCGTGGCCGCGAGCTCCAGCTCGCCGTTGTCCTCGCGTTCGTCGTCTTCGCGTTCCTCTTCGTCCTCGCGTTCCTCCTCGTCTTCTCTCTCCTCCTCGCTCTCGGACTCGTCTTCGCGCTCGTCGTCTTCGCGCTCTTCCTCGCCGTCGCGTTCCTCAGCGTCCTCGTCGTCGCCCTCGACCTTCTCCTCCAGCTCGACGACGGTCCCGCTGGAGCCGTCGACGGTGACCTCGGCCTCGCCGTCGCCGCCGCGGCGTTCGAACTCGAACTCGTACGTGCCGTCGTCCTCGTCGGTCGAGGACTCGTCGAGGGTCCAGTTGGCGTCCGAGAGCGCTTCCTGAGCGGCCCCCAGCGCGACGGAGCGGTTCAGGGTGAGGTTCGCGTCGCCGTCGCCGGGGCGCTCGAACTCGCGGGAGCGCTCGCCGTCCTCGCTCTCGACCTCGATGGAGAGACCGTTCGCGGTCTCGATCTCGACTTTCCCCTCGCTCTGACCGGTGAACCGTTCGAGGAGTGCGTCGGTTCCGGTGCCGGTCACGTTGTCGAGCCCCTCGACGGTCGACCGGAGCGCGGACTCGTTGAGTCCCGCCGTCTCCAGTTCGCTCGCCGTCAGGTTGTCCGCACGCTCGCTGAGGCGCTCGGAGCTCGCGAGCACGTTCTCCGCGCGGACGTTCAGTTCGGCGAGTCGCTGGGCGTACTCGGAGCGGGTGATCTCGCCCTCTTCGTACTCTTCGGTCGCCTCGCGGTAGTCCTCGCGGACGTCCTCGGCGCGCTCGCGGAGCTCCTCGGCGCGGTCCGCCACGGCCTCTGCACGCTCGCCGTCAGTCGTGCTCTCGTACTCTACCTCGAACGTCGTCTCCTCGAAGTCGGCCTGTACCTCGTCGTTGGTCGCGGTGACCACCGTCGACAGCTGCTGGCCGACGGTGACGTTCACCGCCGAGTCGTTCTCCGCGGAGTCGTTCGTCGCGACCGTCGCGGTGCGGTCGGGATGCTGTTCCGCCGTCGCGGACGCCGTGCTCGCGGCCGCGGCGGCCGGGGCGACCATCCCGACCACGAGCAGCGCCGCGAGCAGCACGTTCAGTGTGGCTCTCATCGTAGCGGTATCTTCTCCCACTCGACATTAAACCGGGGCGATAGTCCCGGCGAGTTCCCGGCCGCTTGCGCCCGCTCCCGGACGTTTTCGTCCGTTTGCACCGAGTTGCGACGCGGGACCGTCGGGTTTTTATCGAGGGACTGCAAGGTTCCGTCCCGAGATGGTCGCCCGCCGTGCCGCCGCGCTCGCAGTCCTCCTCTGTCTCGCGGCGCTGGTCCCGTCGGTCGCCGCGAGCGCCGCCGGTGCCGACGACCAGGGTGCGTCACCGAGCGCGACAGTCGCGCCCGACCCGGTCGACGACGCACCGCCGTCGGTCAGTGACTCGCGACAGCCGAGCGTCGCCGTCGGAGGGTCGCCGGACACCGACACCACCGTGACACGGATAGCGGTCCACGCCAACGGCTCCGCCACGTGGACGCTCGAAGTGCGGACGCGCCTGACCACGGACGCGGACGTCGAGGACTACGAGGCGTTCCGCGAGCGGGTCCGGGAGAACCGCAGTCGCTACCTCGACCCGTTCCGCGACCGGATGGAGGGGGTCGTCGCGAACGCCGGCGAGGCGACAGGGCGGGAGATGGCCGCGGGCGATTTCGCCGTGTCGACGCGGATCCAGGAGGTGCCGCGCCGCTGGGGCGTCGTCACCTACTCGTTCCGTTGGGACGGCTTCGCGGCGACCGACGGCGACGCCGTCGTCGCGGGCGACGTGTTCCAGGGCGGCTACTACCTCGCCGACAACGACACGCTCGCGATCGAAGCGCCGGCCGACCACGCGGTCGCCGACGCTGACCCGACGCCGGACGAGCGCGAAGGCGGCGACCTGACGTGGATAGGGCCGGAGAGCTTCGACGACGAGCGCCCGCGCGTCGCGTTCGAACCGGCAGACGACGAGACGACGGAGGGCGGGAGTGCCGCCGGAGACGGAGAGACCGGCGCTGGCGGCGACGCCGACCCCGACGGCTCGCCCTCGCAGTTCCCGACCCTCGTCGTCGGAGCGGTCGTCGCCGTCGGTCTCGTCGGTGCACTCGGCTACCGCGCCTACGCAGGAGGACCCGGCGAGGGTGAGGGCGAGGTCGCGGAGGGCGCGGATCCGTCGTCCGGCGACGCCGGCGAGGACGGCGACGCGGAGCGAGGGACGGAGACCGCGGCGTCGGCGACGGCCGAGGGTGCGGCGGCCGGGAGCGCGACAGACGAACGAGGGCCGAACGCCGACGCCGTTGCGGACCCGGAGCTACTCACCGACGAGGACCGCGTCGTGCGCCTGTTGGAGCGGGAGGGCGGCCGCTGCAAGCAGTCCGCGATCGCCGACGAACTCGGCTGGTCGGCGTCGAAGACCTCGCGCGTGGTCTCGGACATGGCCGAGGCAGGGACCGTCGAGAAGCTCCGGATCGGCCGCGAGAACGTCATCGACCTCGACGGCGGTCCGTCCCGTTAGCCTTTAACCCGGCCGCGCCGAATCGGGGCGTAATGACCGCACAGGCTGCCCAGCAGGAGGACCTCGCGACCGTCATCGGGCTGGAGGTCCACGTCCAGCTGGAGACGGACACGAAGATCTTCTGTGGCTGTTCGACCGACGCCGCCGACGCCGAGCCGAACACGCGCACCTGTCCCGTCTGCCTCGGCCTCCCCGGCGCCTTGCCCGTGATCAACGAGGCGGCCGTCGAGGGAGCCGTGAAGGTTGGGAAGGCGATCGACGCCGACATCCCCGAGGAGACGGCGTTCCACCGGAAGAACTACTACTATCCCGACCTGCCGAAGAACTTCCAGATCACGCAGTACGACGCGCCGCTGTGTCGGGACGGTGAACTGGAGTTCAGCGTGGGCGGCGAGCGCCGCACCGTCGGCATCCGCCGCGCGCACCTGGAGGAGGACCCCGGGAGCCTCCAGCACAAGGGCGGGAGCATCGACACCGCCGACTACACCCTCGTCAACTACAACCGCGCGGGGACGCCGCTGATGGAGATCGTCACCCGCCCCGACTTCCGGGGCTCCGAGGAGGTTCGATCCTTCCTCGCCAAACTGGAGGAGGTGCTCGAGTACCTCGGCGTCTTCGACAGCACGCGCGACGGGAGCCTCCGCGTCGACGCCAACCTGAGCATCGTCCCCGGCGACGCGGTCGGCGAGGACGGCGAGATCGGCGAGGAGGCCCTGGAGGCCGCCAACCGCACCGAAGTGAAGAACATCACCAGCCACAAGGGCGCGGAGAAGGCGCTGGCCTACGAGGAGACCCGCCAGAAAAACGCCATCCAGCGCGGCCGCGAGGTCGAGCAGGAGACGCGCCACTGGGACGAGTCCCGGGGCATCACCGTCTCGATGCGCTCGAAGGAGGAGGAGAAGGACTACCGCTACTTCCGCGAGGCCGACCTGCCGCCGCTGCGTGTCTCGGACTGGAAGGAGCGCATCGACATCCCCGAACTCCCCGACGCCCGCCGCGAGCGCTTCCGCGAGGAGTACGACCTGAGCGGGGAGGCGGCTTCGAAGCTCACCTCCACGAAGGCGGTCGCCGACTTCTACGAGGACCTGGCGAGCGAGTTCGACCCGGACCTCGCCGCGACGTGGGTCGCCGACAACCTGCTCGGCGAACTCAACTACCGCGACATGGAGATCGCGTCGATCGAGGGCCGGCTCGACGAGGTCCGCCGCCTCGTCGAACTCGTCGCCGAGGACGAGATCACCGCCAAGAACGCTCGCGAAACGGTGCTGCGCCGGATGCTCGACGACGGCGACGACCCGGACGCGGTCGTCGAGGACGAGGGCCTCGGCAAGACCGGCGAGGACGAGGTGCAGCAGGCGGTCGAGGCGGCGATCGACGAGAACCCCGACGCGGTCGAGGATTACTACGACGGCGAGGGCGGCGCGCTGAACTTCCTCGTCGGCCAGGTCATGCAGGAGACCGGTGGCAGCGCCGACCCCGGCACGGTCAACGAACTCCTGCGCGCCGAACTCGACGACGCGTAGCCGCCAGACGTTTCTGTCGATATCTTTTTGTTTTAGAAGGTATAGTTATGCCGCAGTGTCATCTACTCTCTCTATCTTCGATCGATCGCGTCCGACTGGCGTGCTGTACGCGGGGCGACACGCCGACCTGGTCGCGGCGGCAGTGGACCTGTTCGAGGAGGGAACCGCGACGTTGACGACCGCGGCGTCGGCGGACGAGGCCCTGCAACGAGTCGACGGGTCCGTGGACTGCCTCGTCGTCGACGCGGCCGGCCCCCAGGGCGACGGGACGGACCTGCTCGCCGCCGCGCGGGAGGAGCGGCCGTCGCTCGCGGGGGTCGTGCTCGTCGAGGGCGACGAGCCAGTTCCGTCCCTCGACGACGGGACGACCAGCGGCGGCCCAACCGACTACGTCCGTGTGGACGAGGGCGCCGCGACGCTCGCACGCCGTATCCAGCACGTCGTCGCCGCCCACCGGGAGCGCGCCGGTACCCACGAGGAACTGCTGTTGGAGATGATCGTCCGGCGGGCCAACGACGCCATCCTCGTCGTCACGGCCGAGAACCGGATCTGCTACGCCAGCGGGGCCGTCGAGGACGTGTTCGGCCGCGACCCGGACGAGCTGGAGGGCGAACCGGTCACGACGATCATCCCGCCGGCGTACCGGCAGGCGCACCTCGACG
This window contains:
- a CDS encoding DUF7096 domain-containing protein, coding for MRATLNVLLAALLVVGMVAPAAAAASTASATAEQHPDRTATVATNDSAENDSAVNVTVGQQLSTVVTATNDEVQADFEETTFEVEYESTTDGERAEAVADRAEELRERAEDVREDYREATEEYEEGEITRSEYAQRLAELNVRAENVLASSERLSERADNLTASELETAGLNESALRSTVEGLDNVTGTGTDALLERFTGQSEGKVEIETANGLSIEVESEDGERSREFERPGDGDANLTLNRSVALGAAQEALSDANWTLDESSTDEDDGTYEFEFERRGGDGEAEVTVDGSSGTVVELEEKVEGDDEDAEERDGEEEREDDEREDESESEEEREDEEEREDEEEREDDEREDNGELELAATGGPAAPGETVALRATVDGEPAANVTVTANGSVVGVTDADGELSVTVPDDGATYEASDGDGEAELEIEADDEGGDDADAEEDPESDDGTDDDGTDTEDDSDVDTADDD
- a CDS encoding DUF7345 domain-containing protein, which encodes MNGSLLRALCVALLVTTATAGGAVADGSVSADSAAADAATVPTEDAFVVDLRSDGSARVTVTVPFDLTTEEEREAFRRLRENETARTGVRDRFADRMSATAAATANRTDREMRIDDAAATFATTDGGDTGVVALSVTWHGLAAADGDDLVVTAPFADGFTTDRELVVRAPDGYGLSETAPAPASSNDTTARWGPNASFDGFRVVATPTDASSENEAKASAGGGQPGFGAGVAVVALLVAAAVGRRR
- a CDS encoding SPW repeat protein; its protein translation is MADSPDRDTTAEASRTDDRAAADDNGVANDRAAAHDRTVDLRGSKLLAGFASLIGAWIAVSPFVYGDLGGGTQLDAAGWNNVIIGATIFLVAGYNFYRMSKSLNVSEAAAGLVTLLGLWLVVAPFAVFDMGTEGMLWSTATSGLVAAAIGAYNAYKGRQARDRATTAQTT
- a CDS encoding segregation/condensation protein A yields the protein MTEGSEDNEDGANAESAHEERDDRGSAESDGGIPLDIAGHEDRDPPGTDEDAVPGGSTNGDDPAAVEDLVPEEETDEDEVEPVELLVQLAKEGEIDPWDIDIVAVTDKFLDRLDEVDLRTSGRALFYASVLLRMKGDGLLSEDEPEEDDEPAPWEAPFDDGAQAPPPDHDPVEGLEREMERRLERKQARGTPETLDELVRELREAERESWWKESRSYDTSDSPGGFQRGTQTLDYRSGDDMRVDDEPTQDEVTSNTHEEDIETVIEDVFATLSDHYDAGRDEVLYAEIEDAGGSKVQTFLALLFLSNRGRVRLQQDELFGDLWVQDPGAATGSDEAIAD
- a CDS encoding helix-turn-helix transcriptional regulator, giving the protein MVARRAAALAVLLCLAALVPSVAASAAGADDQGASPSATVAPDPVDDAPPSVSDSRQPSVAVGGSPDTDTTVTRIAVHANGSATWTLEVRTRLTTDADVEDYEAFRERVRENRSRYLDPFRDRMEGVVANAGEATGREMAAGDFAVSTRIQEVPRRWGVVTYSFRWDGFAATDGDAVVAGDVFQGGYYLADNDTLAIEAPADHAVADADPTPDEREGGDLTWIGPESFDDERPRVAFEPADDETTEGGSAAGDGETGAGGDADPDGSPSQFPTLVVGAVVAVGLVGALGYRAYAGGPGEGEGEVAEGADPSSGDAGEDGDAERGTETAASATAEGAAAGSATDERGPNADAVADPELLTDEDRVVRLLEREGGRCKQSAIADELGWSASKTSRVVSDMAEAGTVEKLRIGRENVIDLDGGPSR
- the smc gene encoding chromosome segregation protein SMC, whose translation is MHIKELVLENFKSFGRKTRIPFYEDFTTVSGPNGSGKSNIIDAVLFALGLARARGIRAQKLTDLIYNPGHADGGSAGGGPREASVTVILNNEDRTVERGQVVNAAGSEDVGDVDEITIKRRVKETEDNYYSYYYLNGRSVNLSDIQNLLASAGVTPEGYNVVMQGDVTGIINMTPGERREIIDEIAGVAEFDAKKEDAFEELEVVEERIDEAELRIEEKEQRLEQLSDEREAALEYQSLREEKEEYEGYLKAAELEDKRRELDDARESIEAREAELEELRRALDEKQGKVVRLQEDLEDLNAEIERKGEDEQLRIKSEMEEIKGEVSRLEDRIEAAEEAIEDAEDTRRDAFVKVDRKQEEVDELDSQIRETKLEKSSVKADVQEKESEIESLQAEIDAIDTEYDEVKAELQERKADLEELKTEKNDLQREQDRLLDEARRRSNAISETEDDIDEARDSLPELRAELEDLEDELAKARKNEDNIAGVVEDLKREKRELQDDLDDVEDRLQAKQQEYAELEARADESGDTSYGRAVSTVLNAGMDGVHGTVGQLGSVDERYATACETAAGGRLANVVVDDDGVGQQCIEYLKSRNAGRATFLPITEMRNRSLPSAPSDPGVVDFAYNLVDFADEHAGVFSYVLGDTLVVEDMETAREYMGDYRLVTLSGELVEKSGAMTGGSKSGSRYSFSKTGKGQLERVAEEITDLQDERDSVRSDLRDVESRLDDARDRKTDAADQVRSIEGEIESTEDEYESVEERIDEMEAELDDLREEREEVDERMQEIEEEIAAKDEAIAEVEGDIEELEAELADSRIPELTAEIEDLEGEIDDLEDRLSDLDDDLNEYQLQKEYAEDSIDDLHETIEQAQNRKAEKEADIEEYEAEIESKEAKLEEKREAVAELEEELTELKAEREEIKADLRDAKETRDEQKEKVDTVESKLGSLREREEQLEWEIEELESEVGDYDPEEVPDHDEVESNISRLEREMEKLEPVNMLAIEEYDEVEAELEELKEGKATLVEERDGIRERIDSYEAQKKATFMESFEEINEQFEDIFARLSSGTGTLHLEDEEDPFEGGLTMKAQPADKPIQRLDAMSGGEKSLTALAFIFAIQRHNPAPFYALDEVDAFLDAANAERVGEMVDELAGDAQFVVVSHRSAMLDRSERAIGVTMQDDNISAVTGIDLSGEGVPADD
- the gatB gene encoding Asp-tRNA(Asn)/Glu-tRNA(Gln) amidotransferase subunit GatB — protein: MTAQAAQQEDLATVIGLEVHVQLETDTKIFCGCSTDAADAEPNTRTCPVCLGLPGALPVINEAAVEGAVKVGKAIDADIPEETAFHRKNYYYPDLPKNFQITQYDAPLCRDGELEFSVGGERRTVGIRRAHLEEDPGSLQHKGGSIDTADYTLVNYNRAGTPLMEIVTRPDFRGSEEVRSFLAKLEEVLEYLGVFDSTRDGSLRVDANLSIVPGDAVGEDGEIGEEALEAANRTEVKNITSHKGAEKALAYEETRQKNAIQRGREVEQETRHWDESRGITVSMRSKEEEKDYRYFREADLPPLRVSDWKERIDIPELPDARRERFREEYDLSGEAASKLTSTKAVADFYEDLASEFDPDLAATWVADNLLGELNYRDMEIASIEGRLDEVRRLVELVAEDEITAKNARETVLRRMLDDGDDPDAVVEDEGLGKTGEDEVQQAVEAAIDENPDAVEDYYDGEGGALNFLVGQVMQETGGSADPGTVNELLRAELDDA
- a CDS encoding DUF7518 family protein, which produces MAGNRVEELEATVAELESTVEGLTEELVEAKERIRVLESELDAETPSRAADVRAAPSEEADPDEVHEAASEAAKSGEPQSEDEDADDSELGDDIIVA